Proteins encoded in a region of the Leishmania major strain Friedlin complete genome, chromosome 14 genome:
- a CDS encoding guanine nucleotide-binding protein-like protein, translating to MDNQDDARDADHLRDMESVATAHRMSAIGAPSSSLVMASHAAASSIVSLGGPSTSLDTDAVASPASAHVASPRPLSTSIGSDAFANAGGALLVPSVVGQHKKFLRTHKVLIVGEAGVGKSNLMHRYCYNEYDPALPSTIGVEFCSREVRIPSGPVGVTETVMLQLWDTAGQERNAGVISNAFYRNAVGAIIVYDVARRESLLSVQRWAAQVTHLARDDCVCVVVGAKLDLLDANAAATSTSAGSLEALQQEADRISHAMGMRNFMTSALSGKGVLEAFTHLILAVDAVQAASLHNNVIFSGRYQTGCSSQVSGASVREAQTQTAAARVPASSADVTDGAEGLRGWPEGDGASSSLSRVVSTPLVSGYTGASPSAGRMQRQPSSHAKKTLDLRGFGSSEAGPGAYEASPTCGGGRGC from the coding sequence ATGGACAACCAAGATGACGCCCGCGATGCTGACCACTTGCGTGACATGGAGAGCGTAGCAACCGCCCACCGGATGTCGGCGATTGGTGCGCCGTCTTCCTCGCTGGTCATGGCAtcccacgccgccgcctcttcgaTCGTGTCCTTGGGTGGCCCGTCAACCTCCTTAGACACAGATGCAGTTGCATCGCCGGCAAGCGCCCACGTCGCCAGCCCGCGTCCTCTTAGCACCTCGATCGGAAGTGATGCGTTCGCAAACgctggcggagcgctgcTCGTGCCGTCGGTAGTCGGCCAGCACAAGAAATTTCTGCGGACGCACAAGGTGCTTATCGTCGGTGAGGCAGGCGTGGGCAAGTCGAATCTCATGCACCGGTACTGCTACAACGAGTACGACCCGGCGCTGCCCTCCACGATCGGGGTAGAGTTCTGCTCTCGGGAGGTCAGAATTCCATCTGGGCCGGTCGGGGTCACCGAGACAGTCATGCTGCAGCTCTGGGATACTGCCGGCCAGGAGCGCAACGCGGGCGTCATCAGCAACGCCTTCTACCGCAACGCGGTCGGCGCCATCATCGTGTACGATGTGGCACGGCGCGAGTCACTGCTGAGCGTGCAGCGTTGGGCAGCGCAGGTGACACATCTGGCGCGCGACgactgcgtgtgcgtcgtcGTTGGTGCTAAGCTGGACTTGCTGGACGCGAACGCAGCCGCAACGTCGACGTCTGCGGGCTCGCTcgaggcactgcagcaggAAGCGGATCGCATCTCACACGCGATGGGCATGCGAAACTTTATGACGTCGGCGCTATCGGGGAAAGGAGTGCTGGAAGCCTTCACGCACCTCATACTCGCTGTCGATGCCGTGCAAGCCGCATCGCTGCATAACAACGTCATTTTCTCCGGCAGATATCAGACAGGGTGCAGCAGCCAGGTCAGTGGTGCTTCAGTgcgagaggcgcagacgcagacggcagcagcccgTGTCCCTGCCTCCTCGGCGGATGTGACGGATGGCGCTGAGGGACTCCGCGGCTGGCCCGAAGGAGACGGTGCGTCATCGTCACTGTCGCGCGTGGTGTCAACGCCGCTGGTGAGTGGGTATACCGGCGCCTCTCCTTCGGCCGGCcggatgcagcggcagccgtctTCACATGCCAAGAAGACGCTGGACCTACGAGGCTTCGGCAGCTCTGAAGCGGGTCCCGGCGCATATGAAGCCTCGCCTACATGTGGTGGAGGGCGGGGGTGCTGA
- a CDS encoding putative kinesin — MKDVGGASSPLYDNDWDGIRSSSVGKLLRQDGLPLLSNARSVTTASKRAGSVKPDMATGFRIVVAARIRPFTELEVHQWRQERRVAAEEREDAAAGRNGSTRSASRQPFGSEHKSSNATSLISTTHAGATPSQELRGVPPDVSQASPNVDGVPLPVVEVESNGRTIVLLNPKRPSLDTNATAPARNAFTYDYVYSSFTPRVELDSRLTGGLAFSSTAVPRAAGGEPYIIDETTENAFPSRASWPQFSEHTPEQERQAEAEQVAIYEQLAIPLVDAALQGYNTCMFAYGQTGSGKTYTMMGTAQHPGLIPRLCQLLLSQVAMRNAEAHDGCAVSPSTRAAAVVLQLSYMEIYNEQVRDLLKQRPKNAILRYRSRFDHKDMESDEFRTLKVRHHPSQGIYVEGLTTVPVSTWAECEAFLHHGNALRTQYSTAINAKSSRSHAIFQFQVTQREGTGGRVRGREVALETCSKINLVDLAGSERNTQSKTTGKHLAEANSINASLSTLRRVLDGLVNNCGSCNPQALAGGGKVKKGAVIPYRESLLTYVLSDNLGGNSLTVMCANVSPSASNISETESTLRYATLARGVVNHARLNEAPTALIIREMREQIKAMQEELRKAPNPAHVAELTEGILLSEQLLREMRGREKKYELRLQSSEAQQEELRKAVASHQAGEAYWRAEAQRQQEELESLRSALVAITASSSAADAIGDKKARSTGRASKPCHVTPPDRSLRLPQLHQGTAANGARAAPAPPFSADGRYLDGEAVSATRSPLTAKKKQSAKKHMGLICGDGGIRRDTAVAYAVAADFYSPGARKHKLSVARGTPLSLIDLREQKCRPGAVLPHLRGGSSASAPCKARRENSGLPPEGASQPLSRRSLSSERSQRFPHPPSQHPQRSRYSNRAPIRRPPSKQNKGDLSKLTTSTTEEEAPEIPLTVGGRSGLSALHNGGGGGVARDSELDEVPSFYQTVTYLTAEGAALEGSSSVATSSCALSLKEGGEDDQVVRAADSSAGRQRPGQQRKPRGLDVLLLQADVLELQQQRADTPQSSRCNPRKAPEIEGEAATPTSSRRPTNSPGMSEACQAQAVRGRRRSPVDVESGPNKKRTKASQGTDHKYSSSSGAVGEDCRLSPSPSLPAPQQQQASNGGGSSVRGAATVDDRKTMHRQPAAVLPAGEESGEECRYVRISDDDDLKRAFEGESDGDVAPTASHPRTFSGDDDAGLESGCMSVFEGLTDMIPADSSRGCLGHRLPYATVAAAAESAVASAAAAVAPSPEHALSLLVGRKLKQNGGAQRHAGGSPPSCAHHYSAVGALSPQSYW; from the coding sequence ATGAAAGACGTAGGCGGCGCAAGCAGCCCTCTGTACGACAATGATTGGGACGGCATCCGCAGCAGTAGTGTGGGCAAGCTCCTTCGCCAGGACGGTCTGCCGTTGTTGTCCAATGCCCGCTCGGTCACAACGGCAAGCAAGAGAGCTGGATCTGTCAAGCCAGATATGGCGACAGGCTTTCGCATCGTTGTCGCCGCTCGCATTCGCCCCTTCACAGAGTTAGAGGTGCACCAGTGGCGTCAGGAGCGGCGCGTGGCCGCGGAGGAGCGTGaggacgccgcggcagggCGGAACGGTAGCACGCGTTCAGCCTCGAGGCAGCCGTTCGGGTCAGAGCACAAGTCGTCTAATGCCACATCGTTGATTAGCACAACGCACGCTGGGGCCACGCCCTCGCAGGAGCTTAGAGGTGTGCCTCCAGACGTGTCTCAGGCGTCGCCCAACGTCGacggtgtgccgctgcccgtcGTGGAGGTGGAGAGCAACGGACGAACCATAGTCCTGCTCAATCCGAAGAGGCCGTCGTTGGACACGAAcgcgacggcaccggcgcgcaACGCCTTCACGTACGATTACGTCTACAGCAGCTTCACGCCGAGGGTGGAGCTGGACTCACGACTGACCGGCGGGCTCGCTttctcctccaccgcagTGCCGCGGGCAGCCGGTGGTGAGCCGTACATCATCGACGAAACGACGGAAAACGCGTTTCCTTCTCGCGCTTCGTGGCCGCAGTTTTCGGAACACACACCGGAGCAAGAGCggcaggcagaggcagagcagGTTGCCATCTACGAGCAGCTCGCCATTCCCTTGGTagacgcggcgctgcaggggtACAACACCTGCATGTTCGCCTACGGCCAGACAGGAAGCGGTAAAACGTACACCATGATGGGAACCGCGCAGCATCCAGGGCTGATCCCGCGGCTCTGTCAGCTGCTCCTCTCGCAAGTCGCCATGCGCAACGCCGAGGCCCACGATGGCTGCGCGGTCTCGCCGTCCACGCgggctgcggcagtggtgctgcagctgtccTACATGGAGATCTACAACGAGCAGGTGCGCGATCTGCTCAAGCAGAGGCCCAAGAACGCTATCCTGCGCTACCGCAGCCGCTTCGACCACAAGGATATGGAGAGCGACGAGTTCCGCACGCTCAAGGTGCGCCATCACCCATCACAGGGCATCTACGTGGAAGGACTGACGACTGTGCCGGTGAGCACGTGGGCCGAGTGCGAGGCGTTTCTTCATCACGGTaacgcgctgcgcacgcagtaCAGCACGGCGATTAACGCGAAGTCAAGCCGCTCGCATGCAATTTTTCAGTTCCAAGTGACACAGCGTGAAGGCACGGGAGGCCGCGTGCGGGGGCGCGAAGTGGCGCTGGAAACGTGCAGCAAGATCAATCTCGTCGATTTGgccggcagcgagcgcaACACGCAGTCCAAGACAACCGGCAAACACCTCGCAGAGGCAAACAGCATTAACGCTTCCCTCTCCACCCTGCGACGGGTGCTGGACGGACTGGTGAACAACTGTGGCAGCTGCAACCCGCAGGCgctcgctggcggcggcaaagTCAAAAAAGGCGCTGTCATCCCGTACCGGGAGAGCCTGCTGACGTACGTCCTCTCCGACAACCTCGGCGGCAACAGCCTCACCGTCATGTGCGCCAACGTCTCGCCCAGCGCGTCGAACATCAGCGAAACGGAGTCGACGCTGCGGTACGCCACGCTCGCACGCGGGGTCGTCAACCACGCGCGGCTGAACGAGGCACCGACAGCCCTCATTATTCGCGAGATGCGCGAGCAGATCAAGGCGATGCAGGAGGAGCTTCGGAAGGCCCCGAACCCGGCCCACGTCGCGGAGCTGACGGAGGGTATCCTGCTGAGCGAGCAACTTCTGCGCGAAatgcgagggagggagaagaagtaTGAGTTGCGGCTGCAGAGCAGCGAAGCGCAGCAAGAGGAGCTGCGGAAGGCAGTGGCGAGCCACCAGGCTGGGGAGGCCTACTGGCgtgcagaggcgcagcggcagcaggaaGAATTGGAGTCGCTCCGCTCCGCCCTTGTGGCTATAacggccagcagctccgcggcaGACGCGATCGGCGACAAGAAAGCGAGGTCGACAGGGCGTGCGTCAAAGCCGTGTCATGTCACACCACCGGATCGCTCTCTCCGCCTTCCTCAGCTGCACcaaggcaccgccgccaacgGTGCGAGagccgcgcctgcgccgccctTTTCTGCCGATGGTCGTTACCTTGACGGCGAAGCTGTCAGCGCCACGCGGAGCCCCTTGACGGCCAAGAAGAAGCAGTCGGCGAAAAAGCACATGGGGCTAATCTGTGGCGACGGCGGGATCAGGAGGGACACCGCCGTGGCTTATGCGGTGGCAGCAGATTTCTACTCGCCTGGGGCGCGCAAGCATAAGCTGTCCGTGGCGCGTGGCACACCGCTTTCTCTCATCGACCTCCGCGAACAAAAGTGTCGCCCCGGTGCCGTGCTACCTCATCTCCGCGGGGGCAGCTCCGCCAGTGCGCCGTGTAAGGCGCGCCGCGAGAATAGTGGACTGCCACCAGAAGGggcgtcgcagccgctgtCGCGTCGTTCCCTGTCAAGTGAGCGGTCTCAGCGGTTTCCGCATCCACCATCCCAGCacccgcagcgcagccgctaTTCAAACAGAGCCCCCATCCGGAGGCCGCCGTCGAAACAAAATAAAGGTGACCTGTCGAAGCTCACGACAAGCAccacggaggaggaagcacCGGAGATACCCCTTACCGTCGGCGGACGCTCGGGGCTCAGTGCGCtgcacaacggcggcggcggcggtgtcgcgaGGGATAGTGAATTGGATGAGGTGCCGTCCTTCTACCAGACAGTCACCTACCTGACTGCGGAAGGAGCCGCCCtagagggcagcagcagcgttgccACGTCATCATGTGCCTTGTCCCTCAAAGAGGGTGGCGAGGACGACCAGGTTGTGCGCGCCGCTGATAGCAGCGCGGGTAGGCAGCGTCCTGGTCAGCAACGCAAACCTCGCGGCTTGGATGTACTACTGCTGCAAGCTGacgtgctggagctgcaacagcagcgcgcggACACCCCGCAGAGTAGCCGCTGCAACCCTCGTAAAGCGCCAGAAATCGAGGGCGAGGCAGCCACTCCCACGTCCTCGCGGCGGCCAACGAACTCGCCGGGGATGTCTGAAGCGTGTCAAGCCCAGGCGGTGCgtggccgtcgccgcagcccCGTTGATGTCGAGTCAGGGCCAAACAAGAAGAGAACGAAGGCGAGTCAAGGCACAGACCACAAATACAGCAGTAGCAGCGGGGCGGTGGGTGAAGATTGCCGGTTATCACCATCGCCGTCGTTACCAGCaccacaacagcagcaggcgagcaacggcggtggcagcagtgTCAGGGGAGCGGCAACAGTGGATGACCGCAAAACTATGCACCGGCAACCAGCCGCTGTGCTCCCTGCCGGGGAAGAGAGCGGTGAGGAGTGCCGGTACGTGCGCATCTCTGATGATGATGATCTGAAGCGCGCGTTCGAAGGCGAGAGCGACGGTGATGTGGCGCCCACGGCATCGCATCCCCGAACCTTTAGCGGCGATGACGATGCCGGGTTAGAGAGCGGCTGCATGAGTGTTTTCGAGGGTCTCACTGACATGATTCCGGCCGACAGCTCACGTGGGTGTTTAGGGCACCGTCTCCCCTACGCgaccgtcgctgctgccgcggagaGCGCGGTGgcatctgcagcggcggcggtggcacccTCGCCGGAGCATGCGCTCTCCTTATTGGTTGGCCGGAAGCTAAAGCAGAACGGGGGGGCACAAAGGCACGCGGGCGGGTCACCCCCGTCGTGTGCTCATCACTACTCCGCAGTGGGCGCACTGAGCCCGCAGTCGTACTGGTGA
- a CDS encoding putative protein kinase, which yields MSYQQLQGAASSSSGGSGAGGRQLSAQQRHAQQSALAASSLLPPPLRSDGRAAAAAATGSASLVASSPRISTAPGHVDTSASGAGFRHPGSASGGAAYDQPGSAHLPVRHHHHHAQPSRQQKIQLPSSSSLARSAGVSGPSTTVSSSLGSAQYASPLSTVGASMPTDPPTSAAVASGAIPVGSNYAYWRGASGIGGPSDRRRRSGSGRSGGGGGSRRNGSPGPRHHTSQAQHLQQRPRADASTAPSSEHPAASSVPETAAALVTSPPSTLPENCSASSSPSWPQPPLPPPSAASAGSAPLASSGVPVISSHASQPSRRGGNGGASSPRRSAAAAPAIIAGGGGGGAAAGGSASSMPPPPSASGVATSATAGAASPSQKVQGTTSGGFSLASATSVRLMRPNGEERPTVALSQNIMSVYEAINTLFYQERQLLLTAPAKYAARKYEDAAGHYLPYPGEEIAERYVVREVIGKGSFGTVLHCVDQKYHEAVAVKVIRSGPYFESQGWFEAQVVAHLNNDPALQNLVVQLRKVFLWKGHMVLVFEPLSFSLYRLITLTKYNGVSLDLTRKFAYQMIKVLLVLEQHQPPIIHCDLKPENVLLRDPSRSEVRVIDFGSACYQQQPQWNPPPAQVVLPSTSPSSSSGPPWDSVAEGASGGVKPTAAADDDDSSGPQSPPKGPQQRPQATAGSTTASTDAALASGVAAPTAEEAGTVKKASDAAPAVAAAAGTATGDDRGGDIIMPKYIQSRYYRSPEVILELGYTTAIDRWSLGCFLVEMHTGVPLFPGKNEGDMVAYFTSILGPLPDYMIAASPKRKQLYYTCPSDPSTNSGGGESAHGVATVGIGPAEDAPPGLTPMSSAPGHAMGSPFFLRTPRVEGEGAAAAAVAGSSSNSPPLSLEEILGVHKGGPRGCRAGQPGHDEAAYEVFCDFIHKLLQYDPRKRVSCQQAIQHPFLEPIRALKSRSVAPPSAAPGTGGGNTEAGSAPPPPLPGPPQ from the coding sequence ATGTCgtaccagcagctgcagggtGCGGCCAGTAGCtccagcggtggcagcggggcAGGTGGCCGCCAGCTTtcagctcagcagcggcacgcgcagcaaTCAGCGTTGGCGGCATCCTCTCTtttgccgcctccgctccGATCGGACGGTagagcggccgccgccgccgccacagggTCTGCTTCATTGGTGGCGTCCTCACCGCGTATCAGCACTGCACCCGGGCACGTGGACACGTCGGCCAGCGGCGCTGGATTCCGGCATCCAGGCAGTGCGAGTGGTGGTGCCGCCTACGACCAGCCGGGCTCGGCGCATTTGCCTGTGcgacaccatcaccaccacgcaCAGCCGTCGCGACAACAGAAAATTCAGCtcccgtcgtcgtcgtccttgGCTCGGAGCGCTGGCGTAAGTGGCCCTTCCACCACcgtctcttcctcgctgGGTAGCGCACAGTACGCTTCGCCACTCTCTACCGTGGGGGCCAGCATGCCCACTGACCCCCCTACATCTGCAGCCGTGGCAAGTGGGGCTATACCAGTGGGCAGCAACTACGCCTACTGGCGGGGTGCAAGTGGGATTGGTGGGCCTAGTGATCGGCGGCGACGTAGCGGTAGTGGTcgaagcggtggcggtggtggcagtcGCCGCAACGGTTCCCCAGGGCCCCGGCACCACACGTCACAAGCGCAGCACCTACAGCAGCGACCGCGTGCCGATGCCTCCACAGCTCCCTCGTCGGAGCATCCTGCAGCTTCTTCGGTGCCCgagaccgccgctgctctggtCACAAGTCCGCCGTCGACCCTGCCGGAAAATtgcagcgcgtcgtcgtccccGTCATGGCCCCaaccaccgctgccgccgccttcagcagcatcggcagGCTCCGCCCCGttggcgagcagcggcgtcccGGTCATCTCCAGCCATGCCAGCCAGCCATCCCGCAGAGGCGGAAACGgtggcgcctcctcgccacgccgcagcgcagccgctgctccagcaATTATAGcgggaggtggtggaggtggcgccgcagcaggcggcagTGCTTCAAGTatgccaccgcctccgtcggcATCCGGCGTGGCGACCTCAGCGACAGCAGGAGCGGCATCCCCTTCGCAGAAAGTGCAAGGCACAACGAGCGGCGGTTTTTCACTTGCCTCTGCCACAAGTGTGCGACTCATGCGCCCCAACGGCGAGGAGAGGCCAACAGTGGCCCTCTCGCAGAACATCATGTCCGTCTACGAAGCCATCAACACCCTCTTCTACCAAgagcgccagctgctgctgacggcgccgGCCAAGTACGCGGCGCGCAAGTACGAGGACGCCGCGGGGCACTACTTGCCGTACCCAGGCGAAGAGATCGCGGAGCGGTACGTGGTGAGGGAGGTGATCGGCAAGGGCAGCTTCGGCACTGTGCTGCACTGCGTCGACCAAAAGTACCACGAGGCTGTCGCCGTCAAGGTGATCCGCAGCGGTCCCTACTTTGAGAGTCAGGGCTGGTTTGAGGCgcaggtggtggcgcacCTGAACAACGACCCGGCGCTGCAGAACCtcgtcgtgcagctgcgcaaggtCTTCTTGTGGAAGGGTCATATGGTGCTGGTCTTCGAGCCGCTCAGTTTCAGTCTCTACCGCCTCATCACATTGACCAAGTACAACGGCGTCAGCCTCGACCTCACCCGCAAGTTCGCCTACCAGATGATcaaggtgctgctggtgctggagcagcaTCAGCCACCCATCATTCACTGCGACCTGAAGCCGGAgaacgtgctgctgcgcgacccGAGCCGCAGCGAGGTGCGCGTAATCGACTTTGGCTCCGCGTGctaccagcagcagccacaatGGAAcccgccaccggcgcaggTGGTGCTGCCCTCGACGTCGCCGAGCAGCTCGTCAGGGCCGCCCTGGGACTCGGTTGCTGAAGGTGCCAGTGGCGGGGTCAAgcccaccgcagccgctgatGATGATGACAGTAGCGGGCCGCAGTCGCCACCCAAAGGGCCGCAGCAACGGCCCCAGGCAACTGCAGGGTCGACCACCGCATCGACAGATGCGGCGCTGGCAAGCGGTGTCGCAGCACCAaccgccgaggaggcgggcaCTGTGAAGAAGGCTAGTGACGCGGCCCCcgctgtcgcggcggcggctggcaCCGCCACTGGTGACGACAGGGGAGGGGATATCATCATGCCCAAGTACATCCAGTCGCGCTACTACCGCAGCCCAGAAGTCATCCTGGAGCTGGGCTACACGACGGCGATTGACCGCTGGTCCCTTGGCTGCTTTCTGGTGGAGATGCACACGGGggtgcccctcttccccggCAAAAACGAGGGAGACATGGTAGCGTACTTCACGTCCATCCTCGGTCCGCTGCCAGACTACATGATTGCAGCAAGCCCCAAGCGGAAGCAGCTTTATTATACGTGCCCTTCAGATCCCTCcaccaacagcggcggcggcgagtcGGCGCACGGTGTCGCCACCGTCGGCATTGGCCCCGCAGAGGATGCCCCACCGGGGCTCACTCCGATGTCGAGCGCACCAGGTCACGCCATGGGCTCTCCTTTCTTCCTGCGGACCCCGCGagtggagggcgagggcgcggcagccgctgctgtggccgGCAGTAGCAGCAACAGCCCGCCGCTCTCTCTGGAAGAAATTCTTGGTGTGCACAAGGGCGGCCCGCGCGGCTGTCGTGCTGGCCAGCCGGGCCACGACGAGGCTGCCTACGAAGTCTTTTGCGACTTTATCCACAAGCTGCTCCAGTACGATCCGCGGAAGCGTGTGAGTTGTCAGCAGGCGATCCAGCACCCTTTCCTAGAGCCGATCCGGGCCCTCAAATCTCGCTCTGTAGCGCCACCGTCGGCAGCTCcgggcaccggcggcggcaacacgGAGGCGGGAAgtgctccgcctccgccattGCCAGGGCCTCCGCAGTAG